In the Chroococcidiopsis sp. SAG 2025 genome, one interval contains:
- the gyrB gene encoding DNA topoisomerase (ATP-hydrolyzing) subunit B — MTSSYSAEQIQVLEGLEPVRKRPGMYIGTTGPRGLHHLVYEVVDNSIDEALAGYCTHIEIDLNADGSVQVVDDGRGIPTDTHPQTGKSALETVMTVLHAGGKFGGGGYKVSGGLHGVGISVVNALSEWVEVTVWRDKKVHTQRYERGVPMGELQTKSFKEAKTGTGVRFKPDAEIFTVGTEFDYITLAGRLRELAYLNAGVRITFTDHRLELLKSQEPKVETYEYKGGIREYVSYINNDKQALHEEIIFVQGERNNVQVEVALQWCTDAYTDNLLGFANNIRTVDGGTHLEGLKTVLTRTLNAIARKRNKIKDNEPNLSGEHVREGLTAVISVKVPDPEFEGQTKTKLGNTEVRGIVDSLVGEVLTEYLEFRPSIADSILDKAIQAFKAAEAARHARELVRRKSVLESSPLPGKLADCSSRDPGESEIFIVEGDSAGGSAKQGRDRRNQAILPLRGKILNIEKTDDAKIYKNTEIQALITALGLGVKGEEFDSSQLRYHKIVIMTDADVDGAHIRTLLLTFFYRYQRQLIEQGFIYIACPPLFKIERGRNHYYCYSERERDQKIAEFPANANYTIQRFKGLGEMMPQQLWDTTMNNETRTLKRVEIEDAAEADRIFTVLMGDRVAPRREFIETYGSRLNLVELDI, encoded by the coding sequence ATGACGAGCAGCTACAGCGCCGAGCAAATTCAAGTTTTGGAAGGTCTGGAACCCGTCCGCAAACGACCAGGGATGTATATCGGAACCACCGGACCGAGGGGACTCCACCATTTAGTATACGAGGTGGTAGACAACTCCATTGATGAGGCTCTAGCAGGATATTGTACTCACATAGAAATCGACTTAAACGCTGACGGCTCAGTACAAGTGGTCGATGACGGTCGAGGGATTCCCACCGATACCCATCCGCAGACGGGAAAATCGGCACTAGAAACCGTGATGACAGTATTACATGCTGGAGGTAAATTTGGTGGTGGCGGTTACAAAGTTTCTGGCGGTTTGCACGGAGTTGGGATTTCTGTTGTCAACGCGCTATCGGAATGGGTAGAAGTTACAGTTTGGCGGGATAAAAAGGTACATACCCAGCGCTACGAAAGGGGTGTACCGATGGGAGAACTGCAAACCAAGTCTTTTAAAGAAGCGAAGACTGGAACTGGAGTTCGGTTCAAACCCGATGCAGAAATTTTTACAGTTGGCACGGAATTTGACTATATCACGCTGGCAGGTCGCTTGCGAGAGCTGGCGTATCTAAATGCAGGGGTAAGAATTACCTTTACCGACCACCGTTTAGAACTACTCAAAAGCCAAGAACCGAAAGTTGAGACTTACGAATACAAAGGTGGTATTCGCGAGTACGTCAGCTACATTAACAACGACAAGCAAGCCTTACATGAAGAAATTATCTTCGTGCAAGGAGAACGCAACAACGTCCAAGTTGAAGTCGCTTTGCAGTGGTGTACGGATGCCTATACCGATAACTTGTTAGGCTTTGCCAACAACATCCGCACGGTGGACGGTGGGACGCATTTAGAAGGGCTGAAAACAGTTTTGACGCGGACGCTCAACGCGATCGCCCGCAAGCGAAATAAAATCAAGGATAACGAACCCAACCTCAGCGGCGAACACGTCCGTGAAGGGTTGACAGCCGTGATTTCTGTGAAAGTCCCAGATCCAGAGTTTGAAGGGCAAACTAAGACAAAACTTGGTAACACGGAAGTCCGGGGGATTGTTGACTCGTTAGTCGGGGAAGTACTAACGGAATATTTAGAATTTCGCCCCAGCATTGCTGATTCGATCTTAGATAAAGCGATTCAAGCTTTCAAAGCTGCTGAAGCCGCACGCCACGCACGGGAATTAGTGCGACGCAAATCAGTATTAGAGTCTTCGCCCTTACCAGGAAAACTAGCAGATTGCAGTTCTAGAGATCCTGGTGAATCGGAAATCTTTATCGTGGAAGGCGATTCAGCGGGTGGAAGTGCGAAGCAAGGACGCGATCGCCGCAACCAAGCCATCTTGCCCTTACGCGGTAAAATTCTCAATATTGAGAAAACTGACGATGCCAAAATCTACAAAAATACCGAGATCCAGGCATTGATTACTGCTTTAGGCTTGGGCGTAAAGGGTGAAGAATTCGATTCATCCCAACTGCGCTATCACAAAATCGTGATTATGACGGATGCTGACGTGGATGGAGCGCACATCAGAACTTTGTTGCTCACATTCTTCTATCGCTATCAGCGACAACTGATCGAGCAAGGCTTCATCTATATTGCTTGTCCGCCACTTTTTAAAATAGAAAGGGGACGCAATCATTACTACTGCTATAGCGAACGCGAAAGAGATCAAAAAATTGCGGAATTTCCTGCCAACGCTAACTACACGATTCAGCGTTTCAAAGGGTTAGGTGAAATGATGCCACAACAGTTGTGGGATACTACAATGAATAACGAAACCCGCACCCTCAAACGAGTAGAAATCGAGGATGCAGCCGAAGCCGATCGGATCTTTACCGTACTAATGGGCGATCGCGTTGCTCCTCGACGCGAATTCATCGAAACTTACGGTTCCCGTTTGAACTTGGTAGAGTTGGATATTTAG
- the miaA gene encoding tRNA (adenosine(37)-N6)-dimethylallyltransferase MiaA, translated as MYQTDISHGFGLITICGATATGKSGLAITIAQRLNSVIISADSRQVYREFNLGTAKPTPSQQQLIPHYLIDICDPTETFTVAEYQEQARELIEKWRSVETLHATSLHLFPLLVGGTGLYIRSIVRGMKIPRVASQPELRSQLLSLSQKQLYAMLQQVDPVAATKIHPNDPTRTVRALEVFYVTGRPISTQQGEDPPCYPILQIGLDCESNALTQRISQRTEQMVADGLVAEVEYLCQKYRMDLPLLNTLGYQEFKQYLAGDFSLEEAKKLTVLHTRQFAKRQRTWFRAYPQIEWFDANSPDLVERVWQRIQDFMTRLNLKENTRF; from the coding sequence ATGTACCAAACTGATATTTCGCATGGATTTGGCTTGATTACCATCTGTGGAGCAACCGCCACGGGTAAATCAGGGTTGGCAATAACTATCGCTCAAAGACTTAATTCTGTCATCATCAGTGCCGATTCGCGTCAAGTTTATCGCGAATTTAATCTTGGCACGGCTAAACCTACTCCTAGCCAGCAACAACTCATACCTCACTATTTAATTGACATTTGCGATCCCACTGAAACTTTTACCGTAGCGGAGTATCAGGAACAAGCACGGGAGTTGATTGAAAAATGGAGGAGTGTAGAGACGTTGCATGCAACGTCTCTACACCTATTCCCTCTCCTAGTTGGGGGGACTGGGTTGTACATCCGTTCTATCGTGCGGGGAATGAAGATTCCTAGAGTAGCATCACAGCCAGAATTGCGATCGCAACTCTTATCTTTAAGTCAAAAGCAGCTTTACGCCATGTTACAACAAGTCGATCCGGTAGCTGCAACTAAAATTCATCCCAACGATCCCACTCGAACTGTCAGAGCTTTGGAGGTATTTTACGTTACTGGTCGTCCAATCTCGACACAACAGGGAGAAGATCCCCCCTGTTATCCAATTTTACAAATTGGTTTGGACTGTGAATCGAATGCCCTGACTCAGCGAATTTCTCAGCGTACAGAACAAATGGTAGCTGATGGTTTGGTGGCTGAAGTTGAGTATTTGTGTCAAAAATACCGCATGGATTTACCTTTACTCAATACGTTAGGATATCAAGAGTTCAAGCAATATTTAGCTGGCGATTTCTCCTTAGAAGAAGCAAAAAAATTAACTGTATTGCATACGCGACAATTTGCTAAACGACAGCGAACTTGGTTTCGAGCGTATCCTCAAATTGAATGGTTTGATGCCAATAGTCCCGATTTAGTAGAACGAGTGTGGCAGCGAATTCAGGATTTTATGACTCGATTAAATCTGAAAGAAAACACGCGATTCTAG
- a CDS encoding DUF2459 domain-containing protein: MKTRRFAFFILTITSVILGRWICFPATIIPPPTPINPINIYLIDYGFHSRLILPGDRDKCFEYAYGDWRYFALNQQDWLTGAAALFLPTQGALGRKLKNCDRFDLLATQKDSSLLSITVEKAKVERLLKVFNSYFDRPATMQIKNSYTGMTLVPYDRTYTVLHNSNHELVRWLKNLGCRVEGFILWANFTSVNS, encoded by the coding sequence GTGAAAACACGTCGCTTTGCTTTTTTCATCTTAACAATTACTAGTGTTATCCTTGGAAGATGGATTTGTTTTCCTGCTACTATTATACCCCCTCCTACTCCCATTAATCCAATTAATATTTATCTGATTGATTACGGTTTTCATAGTAGATTAATTTTACCTGGCGATCGCGATAAATGTTTTGAGTATGCTTATGGTGATTGGCGATATTTTGCTTTAAACCAACAAGATTGGTTGACTGGAGCAGCAGCATTATTCTTACCAACTCAAGGAGCTTTAGGACGCAAGTTAAAAAACTGCGATCGCTTCGATTTATTAGCTACTCAAAAAGATAGTTCTTTGCTTAGCATTACTGTGGAAAAAGCAAAAGTCGAGCGCTTGCTAAAGGTCTTTAATTCATATTTCGATCGCCCTGCTACTATGCAAATAAAAAATTCTTACACGGGAATGACCCTAGTTCCCTACGATCGCACTTATACCGTGCTACACAATAGCAATCATGAATTAGTTCGGTGGTTGAAAAATTTAGGCTGTCGCGTTGAAGGTTTTATCTTATGGGCAAACTTTACATCAGTTAACAGTTAA
- a CDS encoding DUF2103 domain-containing protein, translated as MGNANGRLVWNHSTHIPGLIPVLERLTRVNGIQTITPGVIGRVKGHSPKMQIRISVPIRGGFKLIARQGKTVQEVFILTTLSQDELVTAVTNVLKQ; from the coding sequence ATGGGTAATGCCAACGGTAGGCTGGTCTGGAATCACTCAACCCACATTCCAGGTTTAATTCCAGTGCTAGAACGCCTGACTCGCGTTAATGGGATTCAAACAATTACCCCTGGAGTCATTGGACGGGTAAAAGGTCACTCTCCCAAAATGCAAATTCGTATTTCCGTGCCGATTCGTGGTGGATTCAAACTCATAGCACGCCAAGGCAAGACTGTACAAGAAGTATTCATCCTGACAACTCTCAGTCAGGATGAACTAGTAACAGCAGTGACAAATGTTTTAAAGCAGTGA
- the clpS gene encoding ATP-dependent Clp protease adapter ClpS codes for MATAPTIAPEKSSKVVSKLYPNYKVIVLDDDFNTFQHVAECLMKYIPGMTGDRAWELTNQVHYEGQAIVWVGPQEQAELYHQQLRRAGLTMAPLETA; via the coding sequence ATGGCAACAGCACCGACGATCGCACCGGAGAAATCGTCTAAAGTCGTCAGCAAGCTATATCCTAATTACAAGGTAATCGTGTTGGATGACGATTTCAACACGTTTCAGCATGTAGCTGAGTGTTTGATGAAGTATATACCTGGTATGACGGGCGATCGCGCTTGGGAATTAACCAATCAAGTTCACTACGAAGGTCAGGCGATCGTTTGGGTGGGACCTCAAGAACAGGCAGAACTCTATCATCAGCAACTTCGGCGTGCTGGCTTAACTATGGCTCCACTAGAGACAGCTTAG
- a CDS encoding FAD-dependent oxidoreductase translates to MQRRRLAAFISLVLASFTPPLIPFSVLSAPPKTPNQTVECEILVTGAGLAGVATAYEGLLAGRTVCMTEITDWMGGQISTQGTSALDERRTQRLQLFFSRGYLELRKRIADKYNGNLNPGDCWVSDSCFLPHDGHEILYDMLQDAAKKGDGKLKWFPATVVKELELSRAGSAQTIQGAIAIQHRPAAGAPPLNTLPLSQTIEDSYRYENSARLNKEILRFVPLERSEERGVRSEGVSKWYVVDATETGELIALADVPYRLGIDARSYLEPSASSGTSDPYCTQGFTYTFAMEATEDPISHDIPPFYSQYSAYYSYELPRLASFPLVFTYRRIWSPKDGEPMSFGGINFEAPVPEDISMQNWTWGNDYRPGTAADNLIYTRAQLQASGQLLPGNWLGGLRTESLRKAEEHAIGYFYWLVTGTTDSQLGDGVKQPQPNNRYLSGLDSPMGTVHGLSKYPYMREGRRIIGRPSWGQPEGFTVWEIDLSRRNYNDAYYRQTLPPDMYRHLKIALAGLETINAIASSKPPEKIERRTRSTIFPDSVGIGHYAIDFHPCMTKSPPELPGNTEREGERQGAGEAYPFQIPLRAMIPQKIDNLLVAGKSIATSHIASAAYRVHSFEWSVGAAAGTTAAFSLEKAIAPYQLVDDLPRREPLLEQLQYRLQQNNNPTAFPDTSIFNLDWDDWR, encoded by the coding sequence ATGCAGCGCAGACGCTTAGCGGCTTTTATTAGTCTTGTTTTAGCTTCCTTTACTCCACCCCTCATCCCTTTTTCCGTCCTCTCCGCACCACCTAAAACCCCCAACCAAACGGTAGAATGCGAAATTCTCGTTACGGGTGCAGGACTTGCAGGTGTCGCCACTGCATACGAGGGATTGCTAGCAGGACGGACTGTCTGCATGACCGAAATTACCGATTGGATGGGAGGGCAAATTTCGACTCAGGGAACTTCTGCCTTGGACGAACGCAGAACTCAACGGTTGCAGTTGTTTTTCTCTCGTGGTTATTTAGAACTAAGAAAACGCATTGCCGATAAATATAATGGCAATTTAAACCCTGGTGATTGCTGGGTGAGCGATTCTTGCTTCCTGCCTCACGACGGTCACGAAATTCTTTACGATATGTTGCAGGATGCGGCAAAAAAGGGTGATGGCAAGTTGAAATGGTTTCCTGCCACTGTGGTGAAGGAACTGGAATTGAGCCGCGCTGGATCGGCACAAACTATTCAAGGCGCGATCGCAATTCAACACCGTCCTGCTGCTGGCGCGCCACCTCTCAACACTTTACCTTTGTCCCAAACAATTGAAGACTCCTATCGCTACGAAAATTCAGCTCGGTTGAATAAGGAAATTTTGCGGTTTGTACCTTTGGAAAGGAGCGAGGAGCGAGGGGTGAGGAGTGAGGGAGTATCTAAGTGGTATGTGGTGGATGCAACGGAGACGGGGGAATTAATTGCTTTGGCAGATGTCCCCTATCGGCTTGGGATTGATGCCCGTTCTTATTTAGAACCTTCTGCCTCTAGCGGGACTAGCGATCCCTACTGCACTCAAGGCTTTACTTATACTTTTGCGATGGAGGCGACTGAGGACCCTATAAGTCATGACATACCCCCATTTTACTCTCAGTATTCTGCTTACTATAGCTACGAACTGCCGCGCTTAGCAAGCTTTCCTTTAGTATTTACCTACCGTCGCATTTGGAGTCCGAAAGACGGCGAACCCATGTCATTCGGAGGAATTAATTTTGAAGCCCCCGTACCAGAGGATATTTCAATGCAGAATTGGACGTGGGGCAACGATTACCGTCCTGGTACTGCTGCCGATAATTTAATCTATACTCGCGCTCAGTTACAGGCAAGCGGTCAGCTCCTACCTGGAAATTGGCTGGGAGGACTGAGAACAGAAAGCTTGCGGAAAGCGGAAGAACACGCGATCGGTTATTTTTACTGGCTGGTGACGGGTACAACCGATTCGCAACTGGGGGACGGGGTGAAACAACCCCAACCAAACAATCGCTATTTATCTGGACTAGATTCCCCGATGGGAACGGTACACGGCTTGTCCAAGTATCCTTATATGCGGGAAGGACGGCGGATTATTGGTAGACCGAGTTGGGGACAGCCAGAAGGCTTTACCGTTTGGGAAATCGATCTTTCTCGCCGCAACTACAACGACGCTTACTATCGCCAAACATTACCCCCAGACATGTATCGCCATTTGAAAATCGCTTTAGCAGGACTGGAAACCATCAATGCGATCGCGAGTAGTAAGCCACCAGAAAAGATCGAGCGGCGGACTCGCTCTACCATCTTTCCCGACTCAGTAGGGATCGGTCACTATGCGATCGACTTTCATCCCTGCATGACCAAAAGTCCCCCCGAACTTCCAGGCAACACCGAACGAGAAGGGGAACGCCAAGGTGCAGGTGAGGCTTATCCCTTCCAAATTCCCTTACGAGCGATGATTCCCCAAAAGATCGATAATTTACTCGTAGCTGGAAAAAGTATTGCTACCAGTCATATCGCCTCTGCTGCTTATCGGGTGCATTCCTTTGAATGGTCTGTAGGCGCAGCCGCCGGAACCACCGCTGCTTTTAGCTTAGAAAAAGCGATCGCCCCTTATCAACTCGTAGACGATTTACCCAGACGAGAACCCCTACTCGAACAACTGCAATATCGCCTCCAGCAAAACAATAATCCTACCGCTTTCCCAGATACATCCATTTTCAATCTCGATTGGGATGATTGGCGATAA
- a CDS encoding phosphoribosyltransferase — MLFQNRTTAGQALADRLLAYANRSDVLVIGLPRGGVPVAFEVAQALHAPLDVFLVRKLGVPGQEELAMGAIASGSVRVLNYDIIEALHLSEAEIDRVTARQQQELERRERLYRQNRPFPQLRDRTVILVDDGLATGATMRAAVKALQLQQPAAIVIAVPVASPETQQELATQVDEIVCVETPAPFYSVGSWYAEFPQTTDTQVRELLQQAGTVARNVS; from the coding sequence ATGTTATTCCAAAATCGAACTACAGCAGGTCAAGCGCTAGCCGATCGGTTACTAGCCTATGCTAACCGTAGCGATGTATTAGTAATAGGATTACCTAGAGGTGGTGTACCAGTCGCCTTTGAGGTAGCACAAGCATTACACGCACCCTTAGATGTGTTTTTGGTACGTAAGTTGGGTGTCCCCGGGCAAGAAGAATTAGCAATGGGGGCGATCGCCTCTGGTAGTGTGAGAGTGCTGAACTACGATATTATTGAAGCGCTACACTTGTCTGAAGCAGAAATCGATCGCGTTACAGCCAGACAGCAACAGGAATTAGAGCGACGCGAACGGCTCTATCGGCAAAACCGTCCTTTTCCCCAATTACGCGATCGCACAGTCATTTTAGTAGACGATGGTCTGGCAACAGGAGCAACCATGCGGGCAGCTGTGAAAGCACTACAGTTACAGCAACCTGCGGCGATTGTCATCGCCGTGCCAGTTGCTTCTCCTGAAACCCAGCAAGAATTAGCCACTCAAGTCGATGAAATTGTCTGTGTAGAAACGCCCGCACCTTTTTACAGCGTGGGTTCTTGGTACGCTGAGTTTCCCCAAACTACCGATACACAAGTGCGCGAACTGTTGCAACAAGCTGGCACAGTAGCTAGAAATGTATCGTAG
- a CDS encoding potassium channel family protein yields the protein MDLLLQLAGTGIIVLTLLDIYLTVLFHRLGSSVVSMPLNRGIWYFLRLVTQVIPSKSDRLLAHSGSIMIVAILAVWAASLMSGFALIIFPELGSAIQASEGQTPTDFITALYYSGFSFTTLGTGDLVPKTATYRLLTLLEAALGFSSFTITITYLLSVYNALITRNTFALSLYHRTDGMGDAAELLARLGASGELNGIQQDLSNMARDLIELLELQHSYPVLIYFRFRETYYTLPRVILLAIDTATLIKSALNAEKYRSLLHSTAVAELWGGSTHILCELSQSILPKHRIKCDRQMELVWRKRYYDALERLSAEGIETVADREAGADLYVALRRKWQPLLTTLSNYLAVDL from the coding sequence ATGGATTTATTACTACAATTGGCTGGTACGGGGATAATTGTTTTAACTCTTTTAGATATTTACCTAACTGTACTTTTTCATCGCCTCGGTAGTAGTGTTGTTAGTATGCCTTTGAACCGAGGAATATGGTATTTTTTGCGCCTAGTAACGCAAGTCATTCCTAGCAAAAGCGATCGCCTACTTGCTCATAGTGGCTCTATTATGATAGTTGCTATTTTAGCAGTGTGGGCGGCTTCACTTATGAGTGGATTTGCTTTAATTATTTTCCCCGAATTAGGTTCGGCAATTCAAGCTAGCGAAGGACAAACGCCCACTGATTTTATTACCGCACTCTACTATAGTGGCTTTTCTTTCACTACTCTAGGAACAGGCGATCTAGTTCCAAAAACAGCTACTTATCGATTACTAACTTTATTAGAAGCAGCATTGGGATTTTCTAGTTTTACAATTACAATTACCTACTTACTCTCAGTTTATAATGCTTTAATTACCCGCAATACATTTGCTCTCAGCTTATACCATCGCACTGATGGCATGGGGGATGCAGCAGAGTTATTAGCAAGACTGGGAGCTAGTGGCGAACTCAATGGGATTCAGCAGGATCTTTCTAATATGGCGAGAGATTTGATTGAGTTACTAGAGCTACAACATTCCTATCCAGTACTGATTTATTTCCGCTTTCGCGAAACATATTATACCCTACCGCGAGTCATACTCTTAGCAATAGACACGGCAACTCTGATTAAAAGCGCATTGAATGCTGAAAAATATCGTTCTCTATTACACTCTACAGCAGTAGCAGAATTGTGGGGTGGCAGTACGCATATTCTCTGTGAGCTATCGCAATCGATTCTACCCAAACACCGGATAAAATGCGATCGCCAAATGGAGTTAGTCTGGCGAAAAAGATATTATGATGCACTGGAAAGATTGAGTGCTGAGGGTATAGAAACAGTAGCAGATCGAGAAGCAGGTGCAGATTTATACGTTGCTTTGCGGCGGAAGTGGCAACCCCTTTTAACAACCCTCAGCAATTATTTAGCAGTAGACTTATAA
- a CDS encoding 6-carboxytetrahydropterin synthase, with translation MQCIVNRRAQFSASHRYWLPELSETENQQQFGLCSRFPGHGHNYVLFVSLLGELDEYGMVLNLSDVKHVIKREVTSQLDFSYLNDVWQEFQQTLPTTENIARVIWQKLASHLPIVKIQLFEHPQLWAEYQGNGMEAYLTISTHFSAAHRLAHPDLNQQENTEIYGKCARPNGHGHNYHLEVTVKGEIYSRTGMIVDLGALNQAIEDLVIEPLDHTFLNKDIAYFAKVVPTAENIAVYISNVLQQPVRELGAELHKVKLIESPNNSCEVYCTPSDSIKSATREPALAQV, from the coding sequence ATGCAATGTATAGTTAACCGCCGCGCTCAATTTTCCGCCAGCCATCGCTATTGGTTGCCAGAGCTGAGCGAAACAGAGAACCAGCAACAATTTGGCTTATGTTCCCGCTTTCCAGGTCACGGACACAACTACGTCTTGTTTGTTTCTCTTCTCGGAGAGTTAGATGAATATGGCATGGTGTTAAACCTGTCTGATGTCAAGCACGTAATTAAGCGAGAAGTGACTAGCCAGCTAGATTTTTCCTACCTCAATGACGTTTGGCAAGAATTTCAGCAAACACTGCCAACAACGGAAAATATTGCCCGCGTCATCTGGCAAAAGCTTGCCTCGCACTTACCGATAGTCAAAATTCAGTTATTTGAACATCCTCAACTTTGGGCAGAATATCAAGGAAATGGCATGGAAGCATACTTAACTATTAGCACTCATTTTAGCGCCGCTCATCGGTTAGCTCATCCCGATCTCAACCAACAAGAGAATACAGAAATTTACGGGAAATGCGCTCGTCCCAACGGTCACGGACACAATTACCACTTAGAAGTAACCGTCAAGGGAGAAATTTACTCTCGTACAGGGATGATTGTAGATTTAGGTGCGTTGAACCAAGCGATCGAAGACTTGGTGATTGAACCACTCGACCATACTTTTCTCAACAAAGACATTGCCTACTTCGCCAAAGTCGTGCCTACGGCAGAAAATATCGCCGTATATATCTCAAATGTGCTGCAACAGCCAGTACGAGAGTTAGGCGCAGAACTACACAAGGTCAAGTTGATTGAAAGTCCAAATAATTCGTGCGAAGTCTACTGTACTCCATCTGATTCAATCAAGAGCGCGACTAGAGAACCAGCGTTAGCCCAAGTTTAA
- a CDS encoding IS4 family transposase codes for MEQAIAKTKVCEQRKRSLPAQLVICLVIAMSLWSRDSMRDVLKNLIDGLSEAWVKVGKYWRVFCKSAITQARQRLSPRVMSQLFHQLVRPMASTDTKGAFLNGLRIVVIDRTCFDLPDSDENARVFGRPSSRPGTQAAFPKLRLVILVEAGTHLIFDALMCPYRIGERVRALRLLRSVSSGMLLMWDRGLHSYAMVQATVTTGSDYLGRIPANVKFLCEEPLADGSYLSWIYPPAKFRSKACQPIQVRVIEYTIGNTDNPEEQLRYRLITSLLELEKFPAQLLAIEYHQRWEVENTIDELKVHLSGRKTHIRSQKPREVVQEVYGWLLGHWAVRLLMFQAAKSAGITPLRLSFTGTLRVIRRAIPKFQRLQSQELPFF; via the coding sequence ATCGAGCAAGCGATCGCTAAAACTAAAGTTTGTGAACAACGTAAACGCTCGTTACCAGCACAATTGGTAATTTGTTTGGTAATTGCGATGAGTCTGTGGTCACGAGATTCGATGAGAGATGTGCTGAAAAACTTAATTGATGGGCTGAGCGAAGCATGGGTGAAAGTGGGGAAATACTGGCGAGTTTTTTGTAAATCAGCAATAACGCAAGCCCGACAACGATTAAGTCCAAGGGTGATGAGTCAATTGTTCCATCAACTGGTGCGACCAATGGCTAGCACCGATACCAAAGGAGCATTTCTCAATGGATTGCGAATTGTGGTAATTGATCGGACTTGCTTCGATCTGCCAGACAGCGATGAAAATGCGAGAGTTTTTGGTCGTCCGAGCAGCCGTCCTGGCACACAAGCCGCATTTCCCAAACTGCGATTAGTCATTTTGGTAGAAGCAGGAACACATTTAATCTTTGATGCATTGATGTGTCCATATCGAATAGGAGAACGAGTGCGGGCATTAAGATTATTACGCTCCGTGAGTTCAGGGATGTTGTTGATGTGGGACAGAGGGTTACATTCTTATGCAATGGTGCAAGCAACTGTCACAACTGGTAGCGATTATTTAGGAAGAATTCCCGCAAATGTCAAGTTTTTGTGCGAAGAACCACTGGCGGATGGTTCTTATCTGAGTTGGATTTATCCACCTGCTAAATTCCGCTCAAAAGCTTGCCAGCCCATACAAGTCCGAGTGATTGAATACACAATTGGTAATACCGACAACCCAGAGGAACAACTAAGATATCGCTTAATTACCAGCTTATTGGAATTGGAGAAATTTCCGGCTCAACTACTGGCGATTGAATATCATCAACGCTGGGAAGTAGAAAATACTATTGATGAACTCAAAGTACATTTATCAGGACGAAAAACTCATATTCGCTCTCAAAAACCGCGTGAAGTTGTGCAGGAAGTTTACGGGTGGTTGTTAGGACACTGGGCTGTGCGGTTATTGATGTTTCAAGCTGCAAAGAGCGCGGGTATCACTCCTTTGCGTCTGAGTTTCACTGGGACATTGCGAGTTATTCGTCGTGCTATCCCGAAATTTCAACGCTTGCAATCACAAGAACTCCCCTTTTTTTAA